Proteins co-encoded in one Phycodurus eques isolate BA_2022a chromosome 21, UOR_Pequ_1.1, whole genome shotgun sequence genomic window:
- the unm_hu7910 gene encoding aspartyl/asparaginyl beta-hydroxylase isoform X1: MAPKKSPKTHSPKEAKPPSSGSKKAAGGDAGAGTGAKYSAFTWLAVLALLGVWSSVAVVYFDIVDYDSVIARAQEFRSNFSQVLQGKLRAYDADGDGDFDAEDAKVLLGLKEKTSRGRGRGQPPEDGPAELARAQEPAEERSAYRRAARPPGEESAEERPVASTAENSPAMSEAEDADSEIQAAVPLPAFVEDDFVADDPRGDTEHLGGEDADAVDTSGVLVEEASSQETVVESAKDLTSSKWTREDGPSAEAEAEPRSEPVEAQSETAGESGGPPAVDSAKDDVTNSKSTQDEEAAKRTAADETKGKAKKKKAKLLNASDKSIKAELDAAEKLRKKGKVEAALRAFETLVQRHPESPRAHYGKAQAEDDLAEKQRSNDMLQKAIGSYGDAAELPDATPDLVRAALKRRAERQQFLGRMRGAVATLERLVQVFPEDVGLKNDLGVAYLLLGDNKGAKKVYEEVLAVAPGDGFAKVHYGFILKSENKIAESIPFLKEGLESGEPGTDDGRFYFHLGDALQRVGDQSAYRWYQLGHERGHFASVWQRSLYNVDGLKAQPWWTPNETGYTELVKALEKNWKTIRDEALAVMDRNTGQFVPEEENLREKGEWGQYTLWQQGKKSATSCQAAPKTCSLLERFPEATGCKRGQIKLSAMRPGTHVWPHTGPTNCRLRMHLGLVVPKRGCRIRCTDQTREWEEGKVLIFDDSFEHEVWQDADTLRLIFIVDVWHPQLTAYQRQTLSAI, translated from the exons AGGCAAAGCCGCCGTCGTCGGGAAGCAAGAAGGCGGCGGGAGGCGACGCTGGCGCGGGCACGGGCGCCAAGTATTCTGCGTTCACCTGGTTGGCCGTGCTGGCGCTGTTGGGCGTCTGGAGCTCGGTGGCCGTCGTCTACTTCGACATCGTCGACTACGACAGCGTCATCG CCAGAGCTCAGGAGTTTCGTAGCAACTTTTCCCAAGTTTTACAAG GGAAGCTGAGGGCCTACGACGCAGACGGCGACGGCGACTTTGACGCGGAGGATGCCAAAGTCCTGCTCG GCCTGAAAGAAAAGACGagccgggggcgggggcggggccaGCCGCCTGAAGACGGACCAGCTGAGTTGGCGCGCGCCCAAG AACCCGCCGAAGAGCGGTCGGCCTACCGACGAGCTGCACGGCCGCCGGGGGAGGAGTCGGCGGAGGAGCGTCCAGTTGCGAGCACGGCGGAGAACTCGCCAGCAA TGTCCGAAGCCGAGGATGCGGACTCTGAAATCCAAG CTGCCGTTCCGCTGCCTGCGTTCGTAGAAGACGACTTTGTAGCAG ATGATCCTCGCGGCGACACGGAGCATCTCGGCG GGGAGGACGCGGACGCCGTCGACACGAGCGGAG TCTTGGTGGAGGAGGCTTCGTCTCAGGAGACCGTCG TGGAATCTGCAAAAGACTTGACGAGCTCCAAGTGGACACGAGAagatg GGCCGTcggcggaggcggaggcggagcCGCGGTCCGAGCCAGTCGAAGCGCAGAGCGAGACCGCCGGAGAAAGCGGCGGCCCCCCCGCGG TGGACTCTGCGAAAGATGATGTGACAAACTCCAAGTCGACACAAGACGAAG AAGCGGCGAAGCGCACGGCCGCGGACGAGACCAAAGGCAAAG ccaagaagaagaaagccAAACTGCTCAACGCGTCGGACAAAAGCATCAAAGCGGAACTGGACGCTGCCGAGAAGCTGCGCAAGAAA GGGAAAGTGGAGGCGGCGCTGCGAGCCTTCGAGACCTTGGTCCAGCGGCACCCGGAGAGCCCCCGCGCTCACTACGGGAAGGCGCAG GCAGAGGACGACCTGGCCGAGAAGCAGCGCAGCAACGACATGCTGCAGAAGGCCATCGGCAGCTACGGAGACGCGGCGGAGCTTCCGGACGCCACGCCCGACCTGGTGAGGGCGGCCCTCAAGAGACGAGCCGAGCGCCAGCAGTTCCTGG GCCGCATGCGGGGCGCCGTGGCCACGCTGGAGAGGCTGGTGCAGGTCTTTCCCGAAGACGTCGGTCTGAAGAACGACCTGGGCGTGGCCTACCTGTTGCTGGGCGACAACAAAGGTGCCAAGAAGGTCTACGAGGAG GTTCTGGCGGTCGCCCCCGGCGACGGCTTTGCCAAAGTTCACTACGGCTTCATCTTGAAGTCGGAGAACAAGATCGCAGAGAGCATTCCGTTCCTGAAG GAGGGCCTGGAGTCCGGAGAGCCCGGCACCGATGACGGACGTTTCTACTTCCACCTGGGCGACGCGCTGCAGAGAGTCGGCGACCAGAGC GCGTACCGCTGGTACCAGCTGGGCCACGAGCGAGGGCACTTTGCGTCCGTGTGGCAGAGGTCGCTCTACAACGTGGACGGGCTCAAGGCGCAGCCCTGGTGGACTCCGAACGAGACCGGATACACCGAACTGGTCAAG GCGCTGGAGAAGAACTGGAAGACGATCCGGGACGAGGCCCTGGCCGTGATGGACCGAAACACGGGCCAGTTCGTACCCGAGGAGGAGAACCTGAGGGAGAAAGGAGAGTGGGGCCAGTACACGCTCTGGCAGCAAG GGAAGAAATCCGCCACTTCCTGTCAGGCTGCCCCGAAGACCTGCTCGCTGCTGGAGAGATTTCCTGAAGCCACCGGCTGCAAGCGAGGACag ATTAAGTTGTCGGCGATGCGGCCGGGCACGCACGTGTGGCCGCACACGGGCCCCACCAACTGCCGACTGAGGATGCACCTCGGCCTCGTCGTTCCCAAACGCGGATGCCGCATCAGGTGCACGGACCAGACCAG GGAGTGGGAGGAGGGCAAAGTGTTGATCTTCGACGACTCTTTCGAGCACGAAGTTTGGCAGGACGCCGACACGTTGCGCCTCATCTTCATCGTGGACGTGTGGCACCCGCAGCTGACGGCGTACCAGAGGCAGACGCTCAGCGCCATCTAG
- the unm_hu7910 gene encoding aspartyl/asparaginyl beta-hydroxylase isoform X2, with product MAPKKSPKTHSPKEAKPPSSGSKKAAGGDAGAGTGAKYSAFTWLAVLALLGVWSSVAVVYFDIVDYDSVIARAQEFRSNFSQVLQGKLRAYDADGDGDFDAEDAKVLLGLKEKTSRGRGRGQPPEDGPAELARAQEPAEERSAYRRAARPPGEESAEERPVASTAENSPAMSEAEDADSEIQAAVPLPAFVEDDFVAVSARCLSGEDADAVDTSGVLVEEASSQETVVESAKDLTSSKWTREDGPSAEAEAEPRSEPVEAQSETAGESGGPPAVDSAKDDVTNSKSTQDEEAAKRTAADETKGKAKKKKAKLLNASDKSIKAELDAAEKLRKKGKVEAALRAFETLVQRHPESPRAHYGKAQAEDDLAEKQRSNDMLQKAIGSYGDAAELPDATPDLVRAALKRRAERQQFLGRMRGAVATLERLVQVFPEDVGLKNDLGVAYLLLGDNKGAKKVYEEVLAVAPGDGFAKVHYGFILKSENKIAESIPFLKEGLESGEPGTDDGRFYFHLGDALQRVGDQSAYRWYQLGHERGHFASVWQRSLYNVDGLKAQPWWTPNETGYTELVKALEKNWKTIRDEALAVMDRNTGQFVPEEENLREKGEWGQYTLWQQGKKSATSCQAAPKTCSLLERFPEATGCKRGQIKLSAMRPGTHVWPHTGPTNCRLRMHLGLVVPKRGCRIRCTDQTREWEEGKVLIFDDSFEHEVWQDADTLRLIFIVDVWHPQLTAYQRQTLSAI from the exons AGGCAAAGCCGCCGTCGTCGGGAAGCAAGAAGGCGGCGGGAGGCGACGCTGGCGCGGGCACGGGCGCCAAGTATTCTGCGTTCACCTGGTTGGCCGTGCTGGCGCTGTTGGGCGTCTGGAGCTCGGTGGCCGTCGTCTACTTCGACATCGTCGACTACGACAGCGTCATCG CCAGAGCTCAGGAGTTTCGTAGCAACTTTTCCCAAGTTTTACAAG GGAAGCTGAGGGCCTACGACGCAGACGGCGACGGCGACTTTGACGCGGAGGATGCCAAAGTCCTGCTCG GCCTGAAAGAAAAGACGagccgggggcgggggcggggccaGCCGCCTGAAGACGGACCAGCTGAGTTGGCGCGCGCCCAAG AACCCGCCGAAGAGCGGTCGGCCTACCGACGAGCTGCACGGCCGCCGGGGGAGGAGTCGGCGGAGGAGCGTCCAGTTGCGAGCACGGCGGAGAACTCGCCAGCAA TGTCCGAAGCCGAGGATGCGGACTCTGAAATCCAAG CTGCCGTTCCGCTGCCTGCGTTCGTAGAAGACGACTTTGTAGCAG TCTCGGCTCGCTGTCTCTCAGGGGAGGACGCGGACGCCGTCGACACGAGCGGAG TCTTGGTGGAGGAGGCTTCGTCTCAGGAGACCGTCG TGGAATCTGCAAAAGACTTGACGAGCTCCAAGTGGACACGAGAagatg GGCCGTcggcggaggcggaggcggagcCGCGGTCCGAGCCAGTCGAAGCGCAGAGCGAGACCGCCGGAGAAAGCGGCGGCCCCCCCGCGG TGGACTCTGCGAAAGATGATGTGACAAACTCCAAGTCGACACAAGACGAAG AAGCGGCGAAGCGCACGGCCGCGGACGAGACCAAAGGCAAAG ccaagaagaagaaagccAAACTGCTCAACGCGTCGGACAAAAGCATCAAAGCGGAACTGGACGCTGCCGAGAAGCTGCGCAAGAAA GGGAAAGTGGAGGCGGCGCTGCGAGCCTTCGAGACCTTGGTCCAGCGGCACCCGGAGAGCCCCCGCGCTCACTACGGGAAGGCGCAG GCAGAGGACGACCTGGCCGAGAAGCAGCGCAGCAACGACATGCTGCAGAAGGCCATCGGCAGCTACGGAGACGCGGCGGAGCTTCCGGACGCCACGCCCGACCTGGTGAGGGCGGCCCTCAAGAGACGAGCCGAGCGCCAGCAGTTCCTGG GCCGCATGCGGGGCGCCGTGGCCACGCTGGAGAGGCTGGTGCAGGTCTTTCCCGAAGACGTCGGTCTGAAGAACGACCTGGGCGTGGCCTACCTGTTGCTGGGCGACAACAAAGGTGCCAAGAAGGTCTACGAGGAG GTTCTGGCGGTCGCCCCCGGCGACGGCTTTGCCAAAGTTCACTACGGCTTCATCTTGAAGTCGGAGAACAAGATCGCAGAGAGCATTCCGTTCCTGAAG GAGGGCCTGGAGTCCGGAGAGCCCGGCACCGATGACGGACGTTTCTACTTCCACCTGGGCGACGCGCTGCAGAGAGTCGGCGACCAGAGC GCGTACCGCTGGTACCAGCTGGGCCACGAGCGAGGGCACTTTGCGTCCGTGTGGCAGAGGTCGCTCTACAACGTGGACGGGCTCAAGGCGCAGCCCTGGTGGACTCCGAACGAGACCGGATACACCGAACTGGTCAAG GCGCTGGAGAAGAACTGGAAGACGATCCGGGACGAGGCCCTGGCCGTGATGGACCGAAACACGGGCCAGTTCGTACCCGAGGAGGAGAACCTGAGGGAGAAAGGAGAGTGGGGCCAGTACACGCTCTGGCAGCAAG GGAAGAAATCCGCCACTTCCTGTCAGGCTGCCCCGAAGACCTGCTCGCTGCTGGAGAGATTTCCTGAAGCCACCGGCTGCAAGCGAGGACag ATTAAGTTGTCGGCGATGCGGCCGGGCACGCACGTGTGGCCGCACACGGGCCCCACCAACTGCCGACTGAGGATGCACCTCGGCCTCGTCGTTCCCAAACGCGGATGCCGCATCAGGTGCACGGACCAGACCAG GGAGTGGGAGGAGGGCAAAGTGTTGATCTTCGACGACTCTTTCGAGCACGAAGTTTGGCAGGACGCCGACACGTTGCGCCTCATCTTCATCGTGGACGTGTGGCACCCGCAGCTGACGGCGTACCAGAGGCAGACGCTCAGCGCCATCTAG
- the unm_hu7910 gene encoding aspartyl/asparaginyl beta-hydroxylase isoform X3 codes for MAPKKSPKTHSPKEAKPPSSGSKKAAGGDAGAGTGAKYSAFTWLAVLALLGVWSSVAVVYFDIVDYDSVIGKLRAYDADGDGDFDAEDAKVLLGLKEKTSRGRGRGQPPEDGPAELARAQEPAEERSAYRRAARPPGEESAEERPVASTAENSPAMSEAEDADSEIQAAVPLPAFVEDDFVADDPRGDTEHLGGEDADAVDTSGVLVEEASSQETVVESAKDLTSSKWTREDGPSAEAEAEPRSEPVEAQSETAGESGGPPAVDSAKDDVTNSKSTQDEEAAKRTAADETKGKAKKKKAKLLNASDKSIKAELDAAEKLRKKGKVEAALRAFETLVQRHPESPRAHYGKAQAEDDLAEKQRSNDMLQKAIGSYGDAAELPDATPDLVRAALKRRAERQQFLGRMRGAVATLERLVQVFPEDVGLKNDLGVAYLLLGDNKGAKKVYEEVLAVAPGDGFAKVHYGFILKSENKIAESIPFLKEGLESGEPGTDDGRFYFHLGDALQRVGDQSAYRWYQLGHERGHFASVWQRSLYNVDGLKAQPWWTPNETGYTELVKALEKNWKTIRDEALAVMDRNTGQFVPEEENLREKGEWGQYTLWQQGKKSATSCQAAPKTCSLLERFPEATGCKRGQIKLSAMRPGTHVWPHTGPTNCRLRMHLGLVVPKRGCRIRCTDQTREWEEGKVLIFDDSFEHEVWQDADTLRLIFIVDVWHPQLTAYQRQTLSAI; via the exons AGGCAAAGCCGCCGTCGTCGGGAAGCAAGAAGGCGGCGGGAGGCGACGCTGGCGCGGGCACGGGCGCCAAGTATTCTGCGTTCACCTGGTTGGCCGTGCTGGCGCTGTTGGGCGTCTGGAGCTCGGTGGCCGTCGTCTACTTCGACATCGTCGACTACGACAGCGTCATCG GGAAGCTGAGGGCCTACGACGCAGACGGCGACGGCGACTTTGACGCGGAGGATGCCAAAGTCCTGCTCG GCCTGAAAGAAAAGACGagccgggggcgggggcggggccaGCCGCCTGAAGACGGACCAGCTGAGTTGGCGCGCGCCCAAG AACCCGCCGAAGAGCGGTCGGCCTACCGACGAGCTGCACGGCCGCCGGGGGAGGAGTCGGCGGAGGAGCGTCCAGTTGCGAGCACGGCGGAGAACTCGCCAGCAA TGTCCGAAGCCGAGGATGCGGACTCTGAAATCCAAG CTGCCGTTCCGCTGCCTGCGTTCGTAGAAGACGACTTTGTAGCAG ATGATCCTCGCGGCGACACGGAGCATCTCGGCG GGGAGGACGCGGACGCCGTCGACACGAGCGGAG TCTTGGTGGAGGAGGCTTCGTCTCAGGAGACCGTCG TGGAATCTGCAAAAGACTTGACGAGCTCCAAGTGGACACGAGAagatg GGCCGTcggcggaggcggaggcggagcCGCGGTCCGAGCCAGTCGAAGCGCAGAGCGAGACCGCCGGAGAAAGCGGCGGCCCCCCCGCGG TGGACTCTGCGAAAGATGATGTGACAAACTCCAAGTCGACACAAGACGAAG AAGCGGCGAAGCGCACGGCCGCGGACGAGACCAAAGGCAAAG ccaagaagaagaaagccAAACTGCTCAACGCGTCGGACAAAAGCATCAAAGCGGAACTGGACGCTGCCGAGAAGCTGCGCAAGAAA GGGAAAGTGGAGGCGGCGCTGCGAGCCTTCGAGACCTTGGTCCAGCGGCACCCGGAGAGCCCCCGCGCTCACTACGGGAAGGCGCAG GCAGAGGACGACCTGGCCGAGAAGCAGCGCAGCAACGACATGCTGCAGAAGGCCATCGGCAGCTACGGAGACGCGGCGGAGCTTCCGGACGCCACGCCCGACCTGGTGAGGGCGGCCCTCAAGAGACGAGCCGAGCGCCAGCAGTTCCTGG GCCGCATGCGGGGCGCCGTGGCCACGCTGGAGAGGCTGGTGCAGGTCTTTCCCGAAGACGTCGGTCTGAAGAACGACCTGGGCGTGGCCTACCTGTTGCTGGGCGACAACAAAGGTGCCAAGAAGGTCTACGAGGAG GTTCTGGCGGTCGCCCCCGGCGACGGCTTTGCCAAAGTTCACTACGGCTTCATCTTGAAGTCGGAGAACAAGATCGCAGAGAGCATTCCGTTCCTGAAG GAGGGCCTGGAGTCCGGAGAGCCCGGCACCGATGACGGACGTTTCTACTTCCACCTGGGCGACGCGCTGCAGAGAGTCGGCGACCAGAGC GCGTACCGCTGGTACCAGCTGGGCCACGAGCGAGGGCACTTTGCGTCCGTGTGGCAGAGGTCGCTCTACAACGTGGACGGGCTCAAGGCGCAGCCCTGGTGGACTCCGAACGAGACCGGATACACCGAACTGGTCAAG GCGCTGGAGAAGAACTGGAAGACGATCCGGGACGAGGCCCTGGCCGTGATGGACCGAAACACGGGCCAGTTCGTACCCGAGGAGGAGAACCTGAGGGAGAAAGGAGAGTGGGGCCAGTACACGCTCTGGCAGCAAG GGAAGAAATCCGCCACTTCCTGTCAGGCTGCCCCGAAGACCTGCTCGCTGCTGGAGAGATTTCCTGAAGCCACCGGCTGCAAGCGAGGACag ATTAAGTTGTCGGCGATGCGGCCGGGCACGCACGTGTGGCCGCACACGGGCCCCACCAACTGCCGACTGAGGATGCACCTCGGCCTCGTCGTTCCCAAACGCGGATGCCGCATCAGGTGCACGGACCAGACCAG GGAGTGGGAGGAGGGCAAAGTGTTGATCTTCGACGACTCTTTCGAGCACGAAGTTTGGCAGGACGCCGACACGTTGCGCCTCATCTTCATCGTGGACGTGTGGCACCCGCAGCTGACGGCGTACCAGAGGCAGACGCTCAGCGCCATCTAG
- the LOC133396709 gene encoding uncharacterized abhydrolase domain-containing protein DDB_G0269086-like, whose product MKTLEVTRETLKLEKERIGLERERMEVETRRMEVEREKMEWEKERRAREKAEKGSLEREKADEEKPERERLAFDEATEERERSAGEGGKERERLAGDVERPRKEKEAAEKERLVRESDRLAQGEESAGGEEERARDEAARDRTEAERPDARKANATQAPEEKSRRAGGVTAGRREKVAVADKMAAGGKKK is encoded by the coding sequence ATGAAGACGCTGGAGGTCACCCGGGAAACACTCAAGCTGGAGAAGGAGAGGATTGGGCTGGAAAGGGAGCGGATGGAGGTGGAGACCAGGAGGATGGAAGTGGAGAGGGAAAAGATGGAGTGGGAAAAAGAAAGGAGGGCGCGGGAAAAAGCAGAAAAGGGAAGCTTGGAGCGGGAGAAGGCGGACGAAGAGAAGCCGGAGCGAGAGAGACTCGCTTTCGACGAAGCCACGGAAGAGAGGGAGCGCTCGGCCGGagagggagggaaggaaagGGAGAGGCTCGCCGGAGACGTGGAGCGGCCGCGCAAAGAAAAAGAGGCGGCCGAGAAAGAGCGCCTCGTTCGAGAGAGCGATCGACTGGCTCAGGGCGAGGAGAGCGCCGGCGGGGAGGAGGAGCGAGCGCGCGACGAGGCCGCTCGGGACCGGACGGAAGCCGAGCGTCCCGACGCCAGGAAGGCGAACGCCACTCAGGCTCCGGAGGAGAAAAGTCGGCGCGCCGGCGGCGTGACGGCCGGCAGGAGGGAGAAGGTCGCGGTCGCCGACAAGATGGCTGCCGGCGGCAAGAAGAAGTAA
- the LOC133396708 gene encoding clavesin-1-like isoform X1 → MSQPAAAANAAAEKARAELNENPDTLHRDIQRVRDMIVTRPDVGFLRTDDDFVLRFLRARKFDPVETFRLLAQYFHFRQQNLHMFRSFKVRTRTRIARPLVNRTRVRQVDEPGIKRALTDGFPGVLETPDQHGRKILILFASNWDQNRNSFTDILRAILLSLEVLIEKPELQINGFVLIIDWSDFSFKRASELTPNVLKLAIEGLQDSFPARFGGIHFVNQPWYIRAMFTIIKPFLKDKTRKRIFLHGNNLNSLHQLIRPDCLPSEFGGTLPPYDTGTWARALLGPDYTDETEYTLTYDALRVRQNGGGQELMKRSQSVANPATLRQTDRESSAPLLTLD, encoded by the exons ATGTCGcagccggcggcggcggcgaacgCGGCCGCCGAGAAGGCCCGGGCGGAGCTCAACGAGAACCCCGACACGCTGCACCGCGACATCCAGCGG GTGCGAGACATGATCGTGACGCGACCGGACGTGGGCTTCCTGCGAACGGACGACGACTTCGTCCTGCGCTTCCTGCGGGCGCGCAAGTTCGACCCGGTGGAAACCTTCCGCCTGCTGGCGCAGTACTTCCACTTTCGCCAGCAGAACCTGCACATGTTCCGCAGCTTTAAGGTGCGGACACGCACGCGAATCGCGCGGCCGCTCGTTAACAGGACGCGTGTGCGCCAGGTGGACGAGCCGGGCATCAAGCGGGCGTTGACGGACGGCTTCCCGGGCGTTCTGGAGACTCCGGACCAACACGGTCGCAAGATCCTCATCCTGTTCGCCTCCAACTGGGATCAGAACAG GAACTCGTTCACGGACATCCTGCGGGCCATCTTGCTGTCGCTGGAGGTTCTGATCGAGAAGCCCGAGCTGCAGATCAACGGCTTCGTGCTCATCATCGACTGGAGCGACTTCTCCTTCAAGCGGGCCTCCGAGCTCACGCCCAACGTCCTCAAGCTGGCCATCGAGGGCCTGCAG GACAGTTTCCCAGCGCGCTTCGGCGGCATCCACTTCGTCAACCAGCCGTGGTACATCCGCGCCATGTTCACCATCATCAAGCCCTTCCTCAAGGACAAGACCAGGAAGCGG ATCTTTCTTCACGGCAACAACCTGAACTCGCTCCACCAGCTCATCCGGCCCGACTGTCTGCCGTCCGAGTTCGGCGGCACGCTGCCGCCGTACGACACGGGCACGTGGGCGCGCGCCCTGCTGGGCCCCGACTACACGGACGAGACCGAGTACACCCTCACCTACGACGCGCTGCGCGTCCGACAGAACGGCGGCGGCCAGGAGCTCATGAAAAG GTCTCAGTCGGTCGCCAACCCTGCCACGCTGCGACAGACGGACCGCGAGAGCAGCGCCCCGCTCCTGACCCTggactga
- the LOC133396708 gene encoding clavesin-1-like isoform X3, whose amino-acid sequence MSQPAAAANAAAEKARAELNENPDTLHRDIQRVRDMIVTRPDVGFLRTDDDFVLRFLRARKFDPVETFRLLAQYFHFRQQNLHMFRSFKVDEPGIKRALTDGFPGVLETPDQHGRKILILFASNWDQNRNSFTDILRAILLSLEVLIEKPELQINGFVLIIDWSDFSFKRASELTPNVLKLAIEGLQDSFPARFGGIHFVNQPWYIRAMFTIIKPFLKDKTRKRIFLHGNNLNSLHQLIRPDCLPSEFGGTLPPYDTGTWARALLGPDYTDETEYTLTYDALRVRQNGGGQELMKRSQSVANPATLRQTDRESSAPLLTLD is encoded by the exons ATGTCGcagccggcggcggcggcgaacgCGGCCGCCGAGAAGGCCCGGGCGGAGCTCAACGAGAACCCCGACACGCTGCACCGCGACATCCAGCGG GTGCGAGACATGATCGTGACGCGACCGGACGTGGGCTTCCTGCGAACGGACGACGACTTCGTCCTGCGCTTCCTGCGGGCGCGCAAGTTCGACCCGGTGGAAACCTTCCGCCTGCTGGCGCAGTACTTCCACTTTCGCCAGCAGAACCTGCACATGTTCCGCAGCTTTAAG GTGGACGAGCCGGGCATCAAGCGGGCGTTGACGGACGGCTTCCCGGGCGTTCTGGAGACTCCGGACCAACACGGTCGCAAGATCCTCATCCTGTTCGCCTCCAACTGGGATCAGAACAG GAACTCGTTCACGGACATCCTGCGGGCCATCTTGCTGTCGCTGGAGGTTCTGATCGAGAAGCCCGAGCTGCAGATCAACGGCTTCGTGCTCATCATCGACTGGAGCGACTTCTCCTTCAAGCGGGCCTCCGAGCTCACGCCCAACGTCCTCAAGCTGGCCATCGAGGGCCTGCAG GACAGTTTCCCAGCGCGCTTCGGCGGCATCCACTTCGTCAACCAGCCGTGGTACATCCGCGCCATGTTCACCATCATCAAGCCCTTCCTCAAGGACAAGACCAGGAAGCGG ATCTTTCTTCACGGCAACAACCTGAACTCGCTCCACCAGCTCATCCGGCCCGACTGTCTGCCGTCCGAGTTCGGCGGCACGCTGCCGCCGTACGACACGGGCACGTGGGCGCGCGCCCTGCTGGGCCCCGACTACACGGACGAGACCGAGTACACCCTCACCTACGACGCGCTGCGCGTCCGACAGAACGGCGGCGGCCAGGAGCTCATGAAAAG GTCTCAGTCGGTCGCCAACCCTGCCACGCTGCGACAGACGGACCGCGAGAGCAGCGCCCCGCTCCTGACCCTggactga
- the LOC133396708 gene encoding clavesin-1-like isoform X2: MSQPAAAANAAAEKARAELNENPDTLHRDIQRVRDMIVTRPDVGFLRTDDDFVLRFLRARKFDPVETFRLLAQYFHFRQQNLHMFRSFKVRTRTRIARPLVNRTRVRQVDEPGIKRALTDGFPGVLETPDQHGRKILILFASNWDQNRNSFTDILRAILLSLEVLIEKPELQINGFVLIIDWSDFSFKRASELTPNVLKLAIEGLQDSFPARFGGIHFVNQPWYIRAMFTIIKPFLKDKTRKRLIRPDCLPSEFGGTLPPYDTGTWARALLGPDYTDETEYTLTYDALRVRQNGGGQELMKRSQSVANPATLRQTDRESSAPLLTLD; the protein is encoded by the exons ATGTCGcagccggcggcggcggcgaacgCGGCCGCCGAGAAGGCCCGGGCGGAGCTCAACGAGAACCCCGACACGCTGCACCGCGACATCCAGCGG GTGCGAGACATGATCGTGACGCGACCGGACGTGGGCTTCCTGCGAACGGACGACGACTTCGTCCTGCGCTTCCTGCGGGCGCGCAAGTTCGACCCGGTGGAAACCTTCCGCCTGCTGGCGCAGTACTTCCACTTTCGCCAGCAGAACCTGCACATGTTCCGCAGCTTTAAGGTGCGGACACGCACGCGAATCGCGCGGCCGCTCGTTAACAGGACGCGTGTGCGCCAGGTGGACGAGCCGGGCATCAAGCGGGCGTTGACGGACGGCTTCCCGGGCGTTCTGGAGACTCCGGACCAACACGGTCGCAAGATCCTCATCCTGTTCGCCTCCAACTGGGATCAGAACAG GAACTCGTTCACGGACATCCTGCGGGCCATCTTGCTGTCGCTGGAGGTTCTGATCGAGAAGCCCGAGCTGCAGATCAACGGCTTCGTGCTCATCATCGACTGGAGCGACTTCTCCTTCAAGCGGGCCTCCGAGCTCACGCCCAACGTCCTCAAGCTGGCCATCGAGGGCCTGCAG GACAGTTTCCCAGCGCGCTTCGGCGGCATCCACTTCGTCAACCAGCCGTGGTACATCCGCGCCATGTTCACCATCATCAAGCCCTTCCTCAAGGACAAGACCAGGAAGCGG CTCATCCGGCCCGACTGTCTGCCGTCCGAGTTCGGCGGCACGCTGCCGCCGTACGACACGGGCACGTGGGCGCGCGCCCTGCTGGGCCCCGACTACACGGACGAGACCGAGTACACCCTCACCTACGACGCGCTGCGCGTCCGACAGAACGGCGGCGGCCAGGAGCTCATGAAAAG GTCTCAGTCGGTCGCCAACCCTGCCACGCTGCGACAGACGGACCGCGAGAGCAGCGCCCCGCTCCTGACCCTggactga